One genomic window of Bombus fervidus isolate BK054 chromosome 14, iyBomFerv1, whole genome shotgun sequence includes the following:
- the Nup205 gene encoding nuclear pore complex protein Nup205 isoform X3, with protein MAEEKEITQDMWTPYKELQSLVERYITSSPTTYDLQYPEFTEALRNHRQNFLTLLKNPPQNVNSREEITKGATDGITLPGLGHQLLSKELVDETLIISDMYELNEFMALDLLCTAQLQMPHHPGLPRGLTAILLYYDGKKALTSTLRMLIQARMGHSWNIDAPIALLRHITEYTNKLQEDGLLDRILSLLEKMDPVKEQDLLEKNRALGGSKHRYMVMKLYNDSRQDLADILYLWSAQSSLPNPILFRLLSLLQTKQIDETYEGGIDKVTLAIIMSVLNATNFSSLHSHENGEERGAHDELYQKLISMNINWECAKLRGLIQFAFAVALTTIKTTANVQVLNITIEDERLLEAALTNKCFHFMAELLFRNKSIYYEEFYIRYFHSLISDFILLMPLKVKDLRSRVDESMRLIQAYQQEGIKPPLNLDNHFEYLMLTVAELYKEDPLKLELVMDYWCHHSSHDSTHASATTYINRLPSRQVALFKFVRLAGEILPAGLFVPYLKMIASLASSTQAARQAFNFLKPNGSSGSTTISWDHFFKSLSQYYDNLRKELPPSQDTVYRQRSHPKGITPEESKGLEAVLLVVQVIAKNDEISRIAICDHPGWKVLPSLIGLVSCGIPIPLKSVLIRTLAALARSPESSSTVWQSLEAAQILSTIPTISSYQPRGVQSELEEVESKNERYPLTRAMLELLDVLTDFPVLRLLGMGQRNPGFDPYLHFIINTVFLKFHTRSYKNPGEKWEVAEACLKIFSKLIKQYEPAVEDFIGCKMELQNGEVTIVNSAPGYHIMTQLHSKSELLHVILYILDKGCTHFDTYEQFPAKKNLENGTLYCLEILERGLKTQHNYMAQLAAAKSINKILTGLSRLLLEVDPQSKKPDYMINVAKYVSYSSWLPQHAFHAVGVIHEVTNEPGADSELLSTFTATPTLATNIRHGFVECLDADTTFDEDTENEKQYTGSCKERILLLMMQSIIRPTPNLSHYLLGFEITKDIRKTVLQQPGILGFPRTCLHSILGILEQSLERGRDKITEACYCFLHTLAVNNKTSVPVLRFLRTSVNQDFVQRHLTKLPFEGQNKATELGCMSWLLKIAAIELRVAGGSLQNSLVQRLVGNFGQEQGQIVPSQKLLMDLLHYIEFQLQLESPLSLDFFDPSQVEMVLGRCSVPVTLIGGPRLIDIRKLHSLITEELAVTQSSATATQRNLMQQEVQKILTYALKKNQTKLLSYATVKFVEGWCQTTEILFCVATNQQLPTPQKQNLLLNLSHDLLQKMTSCEALSEIKTLVSGTVLMLLVHLRNSFLTQIDNESFPSSPSNTTMMKIILSHILQWILNAGASSQKVITHLYAALLNFLCVVGLEKSESTNIIDLMYVSQLDSSVNRVMPVQERSHRYATIQVINSFGNKLMDILCHNCSGGHDVCKMLALSCLDKILELDYDNAWIIYLASRGYLKHMIDSLLESDNMLRCMLQPEPETLRPLYLYEAKMATFCRMASTRLGAESLLENRILSCMSNMIVFDRHPDVHIGFEGGDYSFIPSIGQRYQQIFLPALYLCDALLTTLGTENQSCAIQVCGFLQSHGDIVKIILQNAFSKANTLFLKEIACLTGVISRSANIDMYKLVDDELARSEFDDCKLGDISGMRELRAHLYELQRLMLSLLYKFQLQPAPVRLCHEKTEANQQHISCVQIVANIMLYTRNQMQHSRMDQKIRNVLFEPHLTLKPGGRENRMKDTSGGVHLGTIVDQLVSVTNLLHTELPHIDTLISKSAMIGEMSTTELKEYMSEEEAELDVQKQRIIVEQRLNRWVKEKRQTIKYCSLIIEHALYILWSHLDFYMIQVMSRYSRMQVSPAGIDEDMVAWKASSETLMELKQGLVSTFTDNFITQLLDTHNEYAKNTVDHSFVEALVRRIKRLLQFIIVQ; from the exons ATGGCCGaag aaaaggaAATTACACAGGATATGTGGACGCCTTACAAGGAACTACAGAGTCTTGTGGAACGGTATATTACTTCTTCTCCAACAACTTATGACCTTCAATATCCTGAATTTACAGAAGCTTTACGTAACCATAGGCAAAATTTTTTAACTCTTTTAAAAAATCCT CCGCAAAATGTGAACAGCAGAGAAGAAATAACAAAGGGAGCAACAGATGGTATTACACTTCCTGGTTTAGGACATCAGTTGTTGTCAAAAGAATTGGTCGATGAAACCCTTATTATATCAGACATGTATGAACTTAATGAGTTCATGGCATTAGATCTTTTATGTACTGCTCAACTACAAATGCCTCATCACCCTGGTTTACCTAGAGGATTAACagctattttattatattatgatgGAAAGAAAGCCCTTACATCAACTTTAAGAATGCTTATACAGGCAAGAATgggacatagttggaatattGATGCCCCAATAGCTCTTCTGAGACATATTACggaatatacaaataaattacaagaaGATGGTTTATTAGATAGGATTTTATCATTGTTAGAAAAAATGGATCCTGTGAAGGAGCAAGACCTACTAGAAAAAAATCGGGCATTAGGTGGATCAAAGCATCGATACATGGTCATGAAACTTTACAATGATTCTAGACAAGATTTAgcagatatattatatttatggtCTGCACAATCTTCATTACCAAATCCAATCTTATTTCGTTTACTATCTTTATTACAAACGAAACAAATTGATGAAACATATGAAGGTGGTATAGATAAAGTTACGCTTGCTATTATAATGAGTGTATTAAATGCCACCAATTTTAGCTCGTTACATAGTCATGAAAATGGTGAAG AAAGAGGAGCACACGACGAACTatatcaaaaattaatatcaatgaaCATCAATTGGGAGTGTGCTAAATTACGCGGACTTATACAATTTGCTTTTGCAGTTGCTCTCACAACAATAAAAACTACAGCTAACGTACAGGTCTTGAATATTACTATTGAAGATGAGAGACTACTGGAAGCAGCtttaacaaataaatgttTTCACTTTATGGctgaattattatttagaaaCAAGAGCATATAttacgaagaattttatatccgtTATTTCCACTCTCTTATCTccgattttatattattgatgCCCTTAAAAGTTAAGGATCTACGGAGTCGAGTGGACGAATCTATGCGTTTGATTCAGGCATACCAGCAAGAGGGTATCAAACCACCCTTGAATCTAGATAATCATTTTGAATATCTAATGTTAACTGTGGCGGAATTGTATAAAGAAGACCCTTTGAAACTGGAATTAGTTATGGACTATTGGTGTCATCACTCCAGTCATGATTCTACGCACGCATCTGCTACTACATACATTAATCGCTTGCCATCTAGACAAGTTgctctttttaaatttgtacgCCTTGCTGGTGAAATATTACCGGCGGGATTATTTGTTCCATATCTTAAAATGATCGCATCTCTTGCATCTTCTACACAAGCAGCACGGCAAGCattcaattttcttaaacCAAATG gATCTTCAGGATCAACAACAATTTCATGGGATCACTTTTTTAAATCTCTAAGCCAGTACTATGATAATCTTAGGAAAGAACTACCTCCCAGTCAAGACACTGTTTATCGACAAAGGAGCCATCCCAAAGGCATTACACCCGAAGAAAGTAAAGGTCTTGAAGCAGTGCTATTGGTCgttcaagtaatcgcaaaaaacgacgaaatatcaaGGATAGCAATATGCGATCATCCAGGGTGGAAAGTATTACCATCTTTAATCGGTTTAGTCAGTTGTGGAATACCGATTCCGCTGAAGAGTGTTTTGATACGAACACTCGCTGCGTTAGCTAGATCACCCGAAAGTTCATCCACCGTATGGCAAAGTTTGGAGGCTGCGCAAATACTTTCAACTATACCAACTATAAGCAGCTATCAACCAAGAGGAGTTCAAAGTGAATTAGAGGAGGTTGAATCAAAGAATGAAAGATATCCATTAACACGAGCAATGTTAGAACTTTTAGACGTTCTTACTGATTTTCCTGTATTACGACTATTAGGAATGGGGCAGCGTAATCCGGGCTTTGATccgtatttacattttattattaatactgtctttttaaaatttcatacacGGTCATACAAGAACCCAGGAGAAAAATGGGAAGTTGCAGAAgcttgtttaaaaatattttcaaagctTATTAAACAATATGAACCAGCTGTAGAAGATTTCATTGGATGCAAGATGGAGCTCCAGAACGGAGAAGTTACAATAGTTAATTCTGCTCCTGGTTATCATATAATGACCCAATTACATTCCAAATCCGAATTACTTcatgttatactatatattctTGATAAAGGTTGTACTCATTTTGATACTTATGAACAGTTTCCTGCTAAAAAGAATCTTGAAAACGGCACATTGTATTGTTTGGAAATATTGGAAAGAGGATTAAAAACGCAGCACAACTATATGGCTCAATTAGCCGCTGCAAAAtcgataaacaaaattttgacCGGACTATCAAGATTACTTTTAGAGGTGGATCCACAGTCCAAAAAGCCTGATTATATGATCAATGTTGCTAAATATGTTTCATATAGTTCTTGGCTTCCACAACACGCGTTTCATGCTGTCGGAGTTATTCATGAAGTGACCAACGAACCAGGAGCAGATTCCGAATTGCTTTCTACGTTTACAGCTACTCCTACTTTAGCCACAAATATCAGGCACGGTTTCGTGGAATGCTTAGATGCAGATACAACTTTCGATGAAGATACGGAAAACGAAAAGCAGTATACTGGTAGCTGCAAAGAACGTATTTTGCTTTTGATGATGCAAAGTATTATACGACCTACACCAAATCTTTCTCACTACCTGTTAGGATTTGAGATTACCAAAGATATTAGAAAAACCGTTCTACAGCAACCTGGTATTCTGGGCTTCCCACGAACATGTCTGCATTCAATATTAGGAATTTTAGAGCAGTCTCTTGAACGTGGCCGTGACAAAATAACAGAAGCTTGCTATTGTTTCCTTCATACGTTAGCTGTAAATAACAAGACATCTGTTCCTGTATTGAGATTTTTGCGAACTAGCGTAAATCAAGACTTCGTACAAAGACATCTCACGAAATTACCATTTGAGGGACAGAACAAAGCAACAGAGCTTGGTTGTATGTCGTGGTTATTAAAGATAGCCGCAATTGAATTACGTGTCGCTGGTGGAAGCTTACAAAATTCTCTGGTTCAACGATTAGTTGGAAACTTTGGTCAAGAACAAGGGCAAATTGTGCCATCACAGAAACTTCTAATGGATCTTCTGCATTATATCGAATTTCAGCTTCAATTGGAATCACCATTATCTCTAGATTTTTTTGATCCATCACAAGTAGAGATGGTTTTAGGACGATGTAGCGTTCCAGTTACATTGATAGGAGGCCCTCGACTTATAGACATAAGAAAGCTACATTCTCTTATCACAGAAGAATTGGCTGTTACTCAAAGTAGTGCAACAGCGACTCAGCGCAATCTCATGCAACAAGAAGTACAAAAAATTTTGACATACGCTTTGAAAAAGAATCAAACAAAGCTTTTATCTTATGCCACTGTCAAATTCGTAGAGGGCTGGTGTCAAACAACAGAAATACTGTTCTGTGTTGCAACGAATCAACAACTTCCTACACCACAGAAACAAAATCTGCTGTTAAATCTATCCCACGATTTGTTACAGAAAATGACGTCTTGCGAAGCTTTAAGCGAGATAAAGACTTTAGTATCTGGAACAGTTCTGATGTTACTGGTACATTTGCGAAACAGTTTCCTCACGCAAATAGATAACGAATCATTTCCTTCGTCGCCTTCGAATACAACGATGATGAAGATCATATTGAGTCATATTCTGCAATGGATCTTGAACGCAGGAGCTTCCTCACAGAAAGTAATAACCCATTTATATGCAGCATTGCTAAATTTCCTCTGTGTGGTCGGTTTAGAAAAATCAGAAAGTACGAACATCATTGATTTAATGTACGTTAGTCAATTAGATAGTTCAGTGAACAGAGTAATGCCTGTTCAAGAACGTTCTCATCGTTACGCGACGATACAAGTGATAAATAGCTTTGGAAATAAATTGATGGACATTTTATGCCATAATTGTTCAGGTGGTCATGACGTTTGTAAAATGTTAGCATTGTCCTGTCTAGACAAAATCTTGGAGCTAGATTACGACAATGCTTGGATCATTTATTTAGCTAGCAGAGGATATTTAAAGCACATGATAGACAGTCTTTTAGAATCTGATAATATGTTACGGTGTATGCTACAACCCGAACCTGAGACGTTAAGACCACTATACTTGTATGAAGCAAAAATGGCAACATTTTGTAGAATGGCCTCTACAAGATTGGGTGCTGAGAGTCTTTTAGAAAATAGGATCTTATCATGTATGTCAAATATGATTGTATTTGATCGACATCCCGATGTTCACATAGGATTTGAAGGAGGTGACTATTCTTTCATACCCTCCATTGGTCAGCGTTATCAGCAAATCTTCTTGCCAGCTTTGTACCTTTGCGATGCTCTGCTTACTACTCTGGGAACAGAAAACCAGTCGTGTGCCATACAAGTTTGTGGCTTTCTACAGAGCCACGGGGATATTGTCAAAATAATACTACAAAATGCCTTTTCAAAAGCGAATACACTTTTCTTGAAAGAGATCGCCTGTCTTACAGGTGTAATATCCCGATCTGCAAATATTGATATGTATAAACTGGTAGATGACGAATTGGCTAGATCTGAATTCGACGACTGTAAATTAGGAGACATTAGTGGCATGAGAGAACTTCGTGCTCATTTGTATGAATTACAAAGATTAATGCTGTCGCTGttgtataaatttcaattacagCCCGCTCCTGTTCGTTTATGCCACGAGAAAACAGAAGCAAACCAGCAACATATTTCTTGCGTACAAATAGTTGCAAATATTATGCTATACACTCGTAATCAGATGCAACATAGTAGAATGGATCAAAAAATAAGGAATGTGCTGTTTGAGCCTCATTTAACACTGAAACCAGGAGGAAGGGAAAACAGAATGAAAGACACTTCTGGCGGAGTACATTTAGGAACGATCGTTGATCAACTTGTATCTGTTACGAATTTATTGCACACCGAATTACCTCACATTGATACTCTCATTAGCAAGTCGGCAATGATAGGAGAAATGAGTACAACCGAATTGAAAGAGTATATGTCCGAAGAGGAAGCGGAACTCGATGTGCAAAAACAACGAATAATAGTGGAACAGCGATTGAATCGGTGGGTGAAAGAAAAACGTCAAACTATAAAGTATTGTTCTTTAATAATAGAACACGCATTATATATTCTGTGGAGCCATttggatttctatatgatacAAGTAATGTCACGGTACAGCCGAATGCAAG tATCTCCAGCAGGTATAGATGAAGATATGGTAGCATGGAAAGCATCTTCAGAAACTCTAATGGAATTAAAACAAGGTCTTGTTTCTACATTTACAGATAACTTTATTACACAATTATTAGATACACATAACGAATATGCAAAAAATACGGTGGATCACAGCTTTGTTGAAGCCCTTGTTAGAAGAATTAAAAGGCTATTACAGTTTATAATTGTACAATAA